CCGAGCCGCTCCGTTCGGGATGATGCGACGCGAGCGAGGGCGAATTGCCGCCTTCGGACGATCCGACCTTGATATCCACGATAATCGCGCGCGTCGCATCGAGTAGATTCGCGCGCACAAGCGGTAACAGAGCGAGATTCGTCGCCGTCGCGTTGCAGCCAACTCCGCTTATGTAACTCGCCGATTTCATTTCCGCGCGATGCAGTTCGGGCAAGCCGTACACAAATTTGCTCACCCAGTCCGGTGCGTGATGTTCTTCGCCGTACCATTTCTTGTACGCCGCGAGATCGCGCAAGCGAAAGTCCGCCGAGAGGTCAACGATTTTCGGCGCAAGTTTTGCCAGCGATTCGATGCGTTTTTGCGCTTCGCCGTGCGGCAACGCGATGAAAAGCGCATCGCACGGCTCGATCTGATCGGGAGTGGTGAATTGCAATTTCGTGCGCCCGCGCAGATTCGGATGCACGTTGTACAGGTACTCGCCAACGTGCGATTCGCTCGTCACTTGCGCGAGTTCGACCTGGGGATGCGAAAGCAGAATCCGCGCGAGTTCGCCGCCCGCGTAACCGGAACCACCGATGATGGATGCGCGTAACATAGTCGTGAGTAAGCACGTAACCAAGTAAACAGATAAACAAGGCAATCATTCCGTCTCAGTACATCATAATTTGGGCTGTCATTTCTCGCTTCGCTCGAAATCTCTCCTTGCAAAGCCGTGATTTCTCGGTCGCTCCGCTCCCTCGAAATGACAACTGTGATGTACTGTGTCTAGCCATTTACTTGTCTACCTGTCTACCTATCTACTCCTTCCAAAAAGATTCTCATCTCATTCGTTTGCTTGAATCCAAGCGATTCATAGATGGGCTTGCCCTCATTGCTTGCGTGAAGCGTCACGAGGCAGATGCTATGCGCGCGACACCACGCCATGATCGTTTGCATCAGCCGCTTGGCAAAACCGCGCCCGCGAAAAGCCGGCTCGGTGTACACATTTAACACGTACCCGCGCCAGCGCGCCTGATCGTACGGACTGGGGGGCCAGGCGATCAACCACAACCCAGCTCCAGCGACAACCTTGCCGGATTCGTTTTCGACAAACCATGCGCGATATTCGCCGTTCGCGAGTTTGTCCGCCAGCCATACGCGATACGGTTGGTCCATCGCGTCAATTTGTGCCGGCGTGTCGCGTCCCATTGCCTCAAACATCGCGCGGCGATGCGCGCAAATGATGTCCGCGTCGTCCGGCGTGGACTCGCGGATCGAAAATCTCTCGCTCATCCCGCCACCATCTCGCCGACGACATCGTACAACACGCGCGTACCGAACATCAAATTGTCGAGCGAGATGCGCTCGTCATGCCCATGCACGCGACCCAGCTCGGTCGAGGGCACGAACATCGGGCAAAAGCCGTACACGTGCGTACCCATTTTGCCAACGTGTCGTGCGTCCGTCGCCCCAACGACGAGGTACGGCAAGACGGTTGCTTTCGGTTCGTGTCGCGCCATCACGCGTGTGATCGTATCGAACAACGACGTCGCGTGCGTGGACTCGCGACCCAGGTTGCCATCTTGGAATTCGATCTCGACTTCATTCCCGATGATCGGTCGCAACTCGCGCAAGAAGTCGTCGGGGGTTTCGCCGGGAATCAAACGCGTGTCGCATTGCCCTTCTGCCATCGAAGGAATCACGTTGATCTTGGTGCCCGCTTTGAGCATCGTCGGCGTGACGGTGTTGTGCAACATCGCGTAGAACATGGCGCGCATACCTTCGTCGAGCGGGAGATGGTCGAGCGTCGCGCGATGTTTTTTCGGATCGAGCAGCGCGCGCAAGACGAGATCGTACGGCTTGCCGAGCGTCGCGCCGATGCCTTCGACAAAT
The DNA window shown above is from Chloroflexota bacterium and carries:
- a CDS encoding N-acetyl-gamma-glutamyl-phosphate reductase, with product MLRASIIGGSGYAGGELARILLSHPQVELAQVTSESHVGEYLYNVHPNLRGRTKLQFTTPDQIEPCDALFIALPHGEAQKRIESLAKLAPKIVDLSADFRLRDLAAYKKWYGEEHHAPDWVSKFVYGLPELHRAEMKSASYISGVGCNATATNLALLPLVRANLLDATRAIIVDIKVGSSEGGNSPSLASHHPERSGSVRTFSAVGHRHTGEVEQELGLTNVHLSITSIEMVRGVLATAHCFLKPGTTEKDLWRAYRGAYKDEPFVRIVKDKQGIYRYPEPKILSGANYADVGFEYDEATCRAVSLCAIDNLMKGAAGSAAQAMNLMCGFPETMGLEFAGLHPI
- a CDS encoding GNAT family N-acetyltransferase, which translates into the protein MSERFSIRESTPDDADIICAHRRAMFEAMGRDTPAQIDAMDQPYRVWLADKLANGEYRAWFVENESGKVVAGAGLWLIAWPPSPYDQARWRGYVLNVYTEPAFRGRGFAKRLMQTIMAWCRAHSICLVTLHASNEGKPIYESLGFKQTNEMRIFLEGVDR